In Beijerinckiaceae bacterium, the sequence ACGATGATGACCGGCTTCGCCCAACGGATAGACCAACTCGTCGAGTATCGTTGGGCAATTGGAACGCCCCTGCCAGGATCAGCGTTCACCCCTGCCGGAAAGACTCGCGAAGAAGGAGACATGCGGCACAAGTTGGAGTGAACAAACCAGATTTTCATAAGAGGCAAAGAATGCCTTATATTTAAGGGAGGATGTTCGCGATGAGAAAGATGATCGTTCTTGAATTTGCTGCCGTGGCATTAGGAGCGACGCTGGCTATTGGGCTCGGCACACACGCTCAAGCCGCGGTCCCCGCGAATTATTCCCAAGCGTGCACGGAAGTTGTCGCGCCAGTTGTCGCATCCAACGGCTTCGTGGAGAAAGCGCTTTATGCCCGTCGTGTGGTGCGCCGCACCGCTCGCCGGACTTCTCGCCGTCACAGCTACTGAGCGAAGACCAGCCGAATACGTGCCGTGGTCTGATCGTGTGTTTCACGGTGCTGGACTCTGCGCTTCGCCACCCAGCACACTGGTGTGCTGGGTGTGCCTAGCTCACGGCTGGCGCCATGGTGAAGCTTGACCGGTTATCCGAAATCCCGATCTCCTGCGTGTTTGAACGGGCCTGGATATCGAGCACCGGCTCGATATCCAATCAACGCGCGTGCGGCGGATCACTTAATCATCGCGGTTTCGCTCGGCGAGGCGGCGCTGCGGATCGAGCAGGTGGCGCAGGATCTGAACGCTGCCGGCCGCGAGTGAAGGTCGGCCGCACGCCCTAATCCATTCAATGCCCGCGAACGAAGTGTGTCCCAGTTTGAATTTCTGCTTTGCACCGTGAGCAGACGTTGCGCTCCGAATAGATAGGACGGCCTATGAATGACTGACTACCAGTTCTTCTATGACTTTCAGTTCGGCCTTCGTCTGCCCTATGATGTCGGCGGTGCATGCGACACAGAAAATCGGTCGCGTGGTGAATCCGTTTTTTAGCTTCGGGATCTGAAAGCAGGGATGCCCGGTTGCTACCTTTTCCGAGCACCGGTCACAATGCGTCGCCTTCCCACACGTATGTACAACCGGCACGCCAGTCGACATAGATAGAAGGGACGGCGTCTTACCCTTTGGCTTTGCCACTCAGCAGCCCCTTGTATCGACGCGTTAGTGCGTTGAGGACGTCTTCCAGATCAGCTTCGGCCGCTACAAATTCCTCTGTGGCCCACTCTTTTCGTGGCTTCGGATATCTCTTCTTGAGATCCTTGTTGATGAGCGTGACACAAGCTACGAAATTGTTTGTAGCAGCGACGCCCAGACTGATCAGGTCACGACCGCCTCGGTTGATACCAAGCCTGTTGATCAGGAGATTGGCCGCTCTGTTGACCTGCTCGTTTAGCCCCTTTTTCTTCGCCTCCCATTCTCGTTGGGGGAGAACTTGGAAAGGTTGCGCCGCCTTGGACGTTGTCCTTGTGCTTGACTTTGCGAGGACGATCGCCTCCGCCTGCTCAGGATCGAGGCCGAGGAGTTCGAGCCTCTCCCGAAGTTCCTTGATAATGTCTTCCTGTTCAGCTGAAGTGAACTGTTCCTCAATCAGCGAGTCTACGATCTCGTAATTCACCACGGCCGGTTCGGATAGCTTCATTCGTGCCTCGCCGCTCTTCACATCGGCAGGGGGCTCCGGCTCCTTTCCCCCAATCACGTCCTCCCAGAATTTCTGATCGTCGCTTTCAAACAACTTGAACTCGCGAAGCCTCTCATCGAGATTCATGCCGGCGTGCGTTACGACGTGCCCATAGTTATCCGGATGGCCCGGGCTATTCTGGACTACGGCCCGCAGAATTCGTCCGACGAACTGGATATAGGGTGCGAGTGTGCGGAACGGCCGGAAGATTGCGGCGACGCTGAGCTTGGGGTGATCGAAGCCTTCACCAAGCATTTGAACCTGCACAATACAGTCGAGTTCACCGCTCGTAAGGCGGCGCTTCACGTCGGCCTTCTTGTCCTCATCCATCTCGCTGGAAATAAGATCAGCGTTGAAGCCGCGCGCTTGGTACAACCGAACGATCGATCGAGCATGATTCACACTGCAGGCGACCGCGATTAGCTGATGGGCTGTTCCAGTCTCTCGCAGCTGTTCCAGTCTTTGCAGGCTATTATCCACGATAGTCTGGTTGCATGGCTCGGAAAGAGCAATGCCTCGACTGAACCAGTCTTTATCCTTCATGACCAAGACTTCGTCGAGCGTATACGTTTTTGTCTCGCCATGTGCGGTGAATTCAAGCTCGCTGGGCGCTGCGTAAGATGCAGTCACACGCTTGATATAGCCTTTGAAGGTCGCTTTCTTAAACGGATAGCGATAGACCTGATCGCCTTCGATCTCTTGAGCATCCCCCCGGAACGGTGTTGCGGTCATGTTGATGACACGAGCGGCACCGAAATGCTCCCGCACCTTCCGCCAGCTTTCCGCCGGCGAGTGATGCGCCTCATCGACGATGAGCATGTCGAAAAAATCGTTCGGGAACTGACGCAGCCACTTTTCTGGGTTAGTTGAGAGTTGTTGGACGTTCGAGACGACGAAATGCGACTTCTCGCAGACCGATAGATTCCCGGTGTCGAGCGTCGTAGCAAAAGGTCCGCCGATCATAGCGTCGTCCGTGAGAACGCCGCGTCTACGCCAGAAACATTTTTGCCGATTGGTGACATCCAGGGACTCGAACAATCCTTCCTTGATTGTGAGGTTGGGCGCGATCACCAGCACTCTTCCTTTCGCGATGCCAAAAGGCGCGATCGCCGCGATCCCGGACTTGCCACAACCGACCGGGATCTGGATGATGGCGGTCTGCTTGCCGGACTTAAAATATTCGTACAGCGCCCTATAGGCCTCTACTTGGGGCTCACGAAGTTGCATGTTCTCTTCGATATGAGCCGGCGTCTTCAGAAAGAATTGCTCAAGAGGAATATTCGAGCGAACCCATGCGTCCAAATCGCGCTTACTGAAAAGCCACTTGCTGCCAACTTTGTTGGACGGGAGCGTTCGCTCCCTTGCCAGGGCGTATAGCGCCGTTTTCCCAAGCTGCAGGTATCGCGCAGTTTCCTCGATCGTCATCCATTCTTCGGCCATGGCGCGTCCTTCCTTGCCGTTTTCTATCAAATGGCATTGGCTGATGCAAGTCTGTCGAACGGGCGGCCGTTCCTGGAACTCGGTAGGGCCGGGGAACGACGGCAAATGGCGCAAAGCGGCCGGTGAAAATCGAGTGCCGGACATCGCTTGGGTGATTCGCAGAAATTCAAACTGAGGCACGACGCGCGAAAAACTGGTATTTCTCCCCACCACCCCCTAGATTGAACAAGCGGAGCTGCGGGGTGCGTGTTGGATCAGCATTCCCGGGGCCTTATCGATCTCTAAGGGAGCTGTCCCTGGCCTTGCCCGTGGGCTTGGCCACACGGCGCCCACCTACGTTGTAGGTTCCCGGGATCGATATCCCACGGCCATCGCGGCCCCGCGCTTATTCCTTCCGGCTGGATTATGTCCCTCGCAGTTAAAAAAGCGTCCCTGCGCGCGAGGGCCCTCGCGCGGCGCGGCGAGACCACCGCCGAGACCGCGGCTGCCTTCGCCGCACGGCTGGCGGCGGAGGGCCTTGCCCTTGTTCAGCGTCTGCGACCCTTGATCGCCTCGGCCTATTTTCCGCTGGCAAATGAGCCCTCGACCTTGCCGCTTCTGAAAAATCTTGCCGCTGCCGGGGTCAAAACCGCTCTGCCGGTGACCGGCCGGCTCGGCACACCGCTGGTGTTCCGGCTGTGGCGGCCGGGAGACCCTACGCTGAAGGGCAAAATGGCGATCGAGGAGCCGCTGCCGACGGCCCCTGAAGTGGCGCCGGATCTCCTGTTTGTGCCGCTTGCGGCCTTCGACCGGACAGGCCAAAGGATCGGCTATGGCGCCGGCTTTTATGACCGCAGCCTGGCCCAGCTGCGGGCGAAAAAGACGATTTATGCCGTAGGTGTTGCCTATGCGAGCCAGGAAGTCCCGGAAGTTCCGCATGAAGCCCACGACGAAAGGCTCGATTACGTGCTAACGGAAAACGAGTTGATTGACTGCCGGGCTCAGCTTTAGAGCGTCGGGTCTGGCATTTCAGGATCGTTTTTCGCATGCGTCTTCTTTTCGTCGGCGACGTCGTCGGCCGTGCCGGCCGCGCCGTTCTCATGGAAGAATTGCCCAAATTGCGCCTCGCCTGGGGGCTCGACTGCGTGGTCGTCAATGGCGAAAACGCGGCCGGAGGTTTTGGAATCACCGAGACCATTTGTGCCGAGTTTGTCGCCGCGGGTGCCGATTGCGTAACTCTCGGCAATCATGCCTTCGACCAGCGCGAGGCGCTCGTCTTTATCGCGCGCCAGCCGCGCCTGATCCGGCCGCTCAACTATCCGCGCGGGACGCCGGGCAGCGGCGCCAATCTGATCGAGACCGCGACCGGCGCCCGTGTGCTCGTTATCAATCTGATGGGCCGCATCTTCATGGACGCGCTGGACGATCCCTTTGCGGCGATTGAGCGTGAATTATGCGCCTGCCCGCTTGGAGCCGGCTGCGATGCCTTGGTTGTCGATTTCCATGCCGAGGCGTCGAGCGAAAAACAGGCTTTCGCACATTTCGTCGATGGGCGAGTCTCCCTTGTCGCGGGAACCCACACGCATGTTCCCACTGCCGACTACCAGATCCTGCCGCAAGGCACCGCGTATGTGACCGACGCCGGAATGACCGGCGATTATGATTCGGTCATCGGCATGGAAAAAGAGGAGCCGATCCGGCGATTCACGACCAAGCTGCCGGCCTCGCGGTTCGAGCCGGCCTCCGGTACGGCGACCCTTTGCGGCCTCGCTGTCGAACTCGACGCCAGGGGTCTCGCGGTCAAGATCGCGCCCGTGCGGATCGGCGGCAGGCTGTCTCAGGCACGGCCGCAATTTTGGGACTCGGTTGAAAAAGTGCCGGTGCCGTGACGGCTACATGCGAGATGTAGTCTGGCCGTTCACAGCGCTTGCAAGAATAGCGGCCAGCGCTTTGTTGCCCGCGACCGTGGGGTGAACGCCATCCGTGGAATAAAGGGTTTCGCTCCACGTCGGCTCTTTCGCCACATCCACGCAGGTCAGCGCCTGTTGCCGGCAAATCTCCTGAATCGGAGCGATCACTGCTTGCCACCCCGCCGTGTTTCTAAGATTCTTGAGCATCGGATACATAAAGATCACGACCTTACGGTCTTTGGCGGCGTTCGAGACAAGCGTTCTGAAGCGCTCCAATTGGGCGGGGTCCGTCGTGCCGGTGACAGGCAATGAACCGAATTCGTTGACGAAGTGGCCAACCAGAGGACGCACGACATATTTGCCGAATGCGAAATTCGTCAAACTCCATCCTCTGCGGTCGGGAAAAACATAATAACCGGGCCAGGGATTCGGCGCCGAAAGGCCTCCGTCCATATATTCGATGATCAGAGCATCGGCGTTTTTCAGAACGTCCGGATTGCGATCGAGATAGACCATCTCGTTGACATTCGACCAGCCGCCCGCGGCCGCCGACCACACGGTGGTGCGACCGTCCAGATCCTTTTCCAAAAGGGGGCCGAGCTTATCGTCGTGATGGAAAGGATTGCCGCCGAGTACAATGCTATTGCCTATGAGCAATATGTCGGGATGCTTCTTGGGGTCCCAGTTGGACTTATTCCCCATGTGCCGATCATTAAAATACCATTCGTTGCGATTTAAGAAATTGCCCTGCTGATTGGCGGCCGGGATATATTTAATTTCATCGTCGCGGTCATAGATCGGGAAGGATCCATAACCGACATAGCGCAGTCCCAATTCCAGTAAGACCAAACTCATTGCAGCTGCACAAAATATAACCGTTGCAATAGATAAGCGGCGGCGAACCATTCCTCGCTCCGGCGAAAGACGAACCAATGCTGGCCTTAAAGCGCGCCGATCCATTCGGCGAGCCGTGCGCAAACGCACGACACGCAAGGATCGTTCCTAAATCACCGACTCGCCCCAGGATTTGGCCGACGTCTATTTGAGGAAAACGTAAATATCGGCTTCGAGGTTCGCGTCGTCGGGTTCTTTCGTATCGGTCAGATATTCCTCGATGAAGCGATTTTGCGATTCGAGGCCCTTTTCATCGAGGAACGCGGTGATGAGATCATAGGTCGAATCGATATCGTCATAAGCTCCGCGGTGCAGGAACTTGATCGCTTTGCCGGTGGGCGATTCTCCGATTTTCACGCCGTCGCTCAATTCGATTTTGCTGTCGGGCTTTTCGGTAAGCGGCACCATCGCCTCGAATTGGAAGCTCGTATCGTCGGTCGCCAAGAACAAGGCAAAGGGGCGCCCGGATGCGACGAGGTTGGCTTTCTTGACCGCGGCCTGCACCTTGTCGATTGCACTCATCACTGACTTGAAGCCATTCGCCCATTCCGCTTTTTCGTCGATCATGGCCACGGGCCGGGCGTTCATTTCAAGCGTCACGGCCGAGGCATCGTTCGGCACTCCGGGAGCGGCTTTTGACTCGGGTTCGGTGGGGGGAGCCGCGTCGGGTGCGCTTTTCCCGTCGGGCGCTGGCGCCGCTGGCGTGGAATGGTCGGCGGCCGGACCCTGACCGCGCGTTTGGGCAACAGACGGCGTCGGCTGCAGGACCAAAACCGTGAGAAGTAAGCCAAACAGAATTTCGGCGCCCAGCAAACGGGCGATGTTGCCAATCCTCATGTACCGCGCTCCAAAACTATGTTTCCGCGAGAGCCCAAACGATCTAGTCCGTCCGGCAGGAGACTACGCCAATCCTGGCATAATTTGGCCCACACCTGCGATAAAACTGGCCGGCAAGCAAAGTTTTTTCTATATCAGAGGGCGCAAGCGGGATGGCCGTGCCTTCCCGTTTCGTGAAACGGTTCGTCCGTGGAGCCTTGTCGCCGAGAGTAATTTTCCCCATTCTTTGGGGATGCGACGGGCAATTGCTTCGCAAACATGGTGGAAACCAAGCCGCAGATGATTGATTGAGCCCATGAGCGCCCTGGCGAATAGATCCGTCACGAAGATGAACGGAATAGGTAACGAGATCGTAATTCTCGATCTGCGCGGGAGCGGCCTGACTGTCAGCGGCGCCGAGGCGCGTGCGATCTGGCGGGGGAAAGGCCTCGCCTTCGATCAGCTTATGGTCCTGCACGAACCCCGCTCGAAAGGGACGGATGCGTTCATGACGATCTACAACCGCGACGGTTCGCAAGCCGAGGCATGCGGCAATGGCACGCGCTGCGTCGCCTTTGCCTTGACCCGTGAAACGACGCGGGAAAAACTTGTTCTTGAAACAGCCGCCGCGCGGCTCGAATGTCGGCGGATTGGCGAACGCATCTTTAGCGTTGACATGGGTCAACCGCGTTTGGCCTGGAATGAAATTCCATTGCGCGATCCCGTTCCCGATACGCGCAAAATAGAATTGCCGACACATGCAATCACTGCGACTTTGCCTTCGTTCGCAGCCGTCAACATGGGAAATCCGCATGCGATTTTTTGGGTCGACGACATCGAGCCCTATGATCTCGAAAAGCTCGGCCCCTTGCTTGAGACCCATCCGATTTTTCCCGAGCGCGCCAATATCTCCCTCGCCCATGTGACATCGCGCGAACGGATCGAACTCAAGGTTTGGGAACGCGGCGTCGGCTTGACCCTCGCCTGCGGATCGGCTGCCTGTGCGGCGCTGGTCGCCGCGGCGCGCCTTGGTCTTACGGAGCGTCATGCGACAGTCAGCCTGCCCGGCGGCGATCTCGATATTGAATGGCGGGAGACGGATGACCATGTCGTGATGGCCGGCCTGGTCGAGCTTGAATTCGAGGCGCGGCTCGATCCGGTTCTGTTCAAGGACATTGCGGCGTGACGCATTTTTGCCGGCCTCCGGACGACGTTGAAGTCGTGACCTTCGGCTGCCGGCTCAATCTTGTCGAGTCCGAAGCGATGCGACGCGCGGCGCTAGGCCAGGGGAAGCGTGGTGTCGTGATCGTCAACACCTGTGCGGTGACTGCGGAAGCCGAGAGGCAGGCGCGCCAGGCGATTCGCCGCATCAAGCGCGAGCGGCCGGCAGCCGAAATTGTCGTCACAGGTTGCGCCGCCCAAATCAACCCGGCCCTGTTCGCATCGATGCCGGAAGTATTTCGAGTCATCGGAAATAGCGAAAAGGCCGATCCGGCCATTTGGGCGGAAGCAGGTGAGGAAGTCCGGGTCGCTGTCTCGGACATTATGTCGGCGGAGGCGGCGCCAAAGGCGCTCACCGAAGGTGTCGAGGATCATACGCGCGCATTTCTGGCGGTGCAGACGGGTTGCGATCACCGTTGCAGCTTTTGCATCATCCCGTTCGGGCGCGGCCGTTCCCGCTCGGTCCCGGAGACGGAGGTTATCGACGCGGCGCGCCGGCTGACCGCAAACGGTTTTCGTGAGATCGTTTTGACCGGCGTCGATCTCACCTCCTATGGCATCGATCTCGAAGGCGCCCCGGCGCTCGGGCACCTCGTCCAGTCGATTTTGCGCGCGGTGCCAAGCCTTCAGCGGCTGCGGCTTTCCTCGATCGACTGTATCGAGGCGGATGCCGCGCTCATCGGGGCGTTCGCGGACGAGCCGCGTCTTATGCCCCATCTCCATCTCTCGCTCCAGGCCGGCGACGATCTGACCCTGAAGCGCATGAAGCGGCGTCATCGCCGTGCCGATGCGCTGCGGTTATGTGGTGAATTACGCCGGCTGCGGCCGGATATTGTTTTCGGTGCCGATCTGATCGCCGGATTTCCGACCGAGACCGAAGCGATGTTCCAAAATACGGTCGCGCTGGTCGATCAGTGCGGCCTAACCCATCTTCACGTTTTTCCATTTTCCGCCCGCGTCGGCACCGCGGCCGCGAAAATGCCTCCGGTCGCCCCGGAAGTTGTGAAGGAAAGGGCCAAGCGTCTGCGCGAGGCCGGGGATCTGGCGCTGCGCCGCCATCTCGACACGCAAATCGGCAAGCTCTTGCCGGTGCTGACGGAGAGGGGCGGCATGGCCAGGACGGAGGATTTCACGCGGGTGAGGCTGAAAGACCAGCCGCCCTCCCGTATCATCGCGGCCCGGATGACGGGCAACGACGGCACGGCGCTCATTGGCATGCCATGCCATCTGCCGGGCTGATTATTCTTCTCAACAAACCGCCCCAAACGGCCACGCCGCGCTTGCCTCCCGCGAGTCCTTGCCCGATAACAGTGGAGCGCAAACGGAGATTCGCGTGCCATCACTCATTCGGTTTTTTGTCATCGTCGGCATCCTGGCAGGAATCGTCTACGGGTGCATGGTCGCACTCGTGACCTTTGTCGAACCGCAGCCGCGCGAGATGAGCCAATCGGTTCCTGCGGCGCGGCTGAACAAATAGGGCCTCCATGCCTGGGAAGCGAAAGCCTCTTCCCCTGATCGAAGCCTTTCTCGACATGATCGCGGCCGAACGC encodes:
- a CDS encoding metallophosphoesterase; its protein translation is MRLLFVGDVVGRAGRAVLMEELPKLRLAWGLDCVVVNGENAAGGFGITETICAEFVAAGADCVTLGNHAFDQREALVFIARQPRLIRPLNYPRGTPGSGANLIETATGARVLVINLMGRIFMDALDDPFAAIERELCACPLGAGCDALVVDFHAEASSEKQAFAHFVDGRVSLVAGTHTHVPTADYQILPQGTAYVTDAGMTGDYDSVIGMEKEEPIRRFTTKLPASRFEPASGTATLCGLAVELDARGLAVKIAPVRIGGRLSQARPQFWDSVEKVPVP
- a CDS encoding histidine kinase; its protein translation is MPSLIRFFVIVGILAGIVYGCMVALVTFVEPQPREMSQSVPAARLNK
- a CDS encoding diaminopimelate epimerase, whose protein sequence is MSALANRSVTKMNGIGNEIVILDLRGSGLTVSGAEARAIWRGKGLAFDQLMVLHEPRSKGTDAFMTIYNRDGSQAEACGNGTRCVAFALTRETTREKLVLETAAARLECRRIGERIFSVDMGQPRLAWNEIPLRDPVPDTRKIELPTHAITATLPSFAAVNMGNPHAIFWVDDIEPYDLEKLGPLLETHPIFPERANISLAHVTSRERIELKVWERGVGLTLACGSAACAALVAAARLGLTERHATVSLPGGDLDIEWRETDDHVVMAGLVELEFEARLDPVLFKDIAA
- a CDS encoding tRNA (N(6)-L-threonylcarbamoyladenosine(37)-C(2))-methylthiotransferase MtaB; this encodes MTHFCRPPDDVEVVTFGCRLNLVESEAMRRAALGQGKRGVVIVNTCAVTAEAERQARQAIRRIKRERPAAEIVVTGCAAQINPALFASMPEVFRVIGNSEKADPAIWAEAGEEVRVAVSDIMSAEAAPKALTEGVEDHTRAFLAVQTGCDHRCSFCIIPFGRGRSRSVPETEVIDAARRLTANGFREIVLTGVDLTSYGIDLEGAPALGHLVQSILRAVPSLQRLRLSSIDCIEADAALIGAFADEPRLMPHLHLSLQAGDDLTLKRMKRRHRRADALRLCGELRRLRPDIVFGADLIAGFPTETEAMFQNTVALVDQCGLTHLHVFPFSARVGTAAAKMPPVAPEVVKERAKRLREAGDLALRRHLDTQIGKLLPVLTERGGMARTEDFTRVRLKDQPPSRIIAARMTGNDGTALIGMPCHLPG
- a CDS encoding 5-formyltetrahydrofolate cyclo-ligase; the protein is MSLAVKKASLRARALARRGETTAETAAAFAARLAAEGLALVQRLRPLIASAYFPLANEPSTLPLLKNLAAAGVKTALPVTGRLGTPLVFRLWRPGDPTLKGKMAIEEPLPTAPEVAPDLLFVPLAAFDRTGQRIGYGAGFYDRSLAQLRAKKTIYAVGVAYASQEVPEVPHEAHDERLDYVLTENELIDCRAQL
- a CDS encoding AraC family transcriptional regulator, producing the protein MRIGNIARLLGAEILFGLLLTVLVLQPTPSVAQTRGQGPAADHSTPAAPAPDGKSAPDAAPPTEPESKAAPGVPNDASAVTLEMNARPVAMIDEKAEWANGFKSVMSAIDKVQAAVKKANLVASGRPFALFLATDDTSFQFEAMVPLTEKPDSKIELSDGVKIGESPTGKAIKFLHRGAYDDIDSTYDLITAFLDEKGLESQNRFIEEYLTDTKEPDDANLEADIYVFLK
- a CDS encoding helicase is translated as MAEEWMTIEETARYLQLGKTALYALARERTLPSNKVGSKWLFSKRDLDAWVRSNIPLEQFFLKTPAHIEENMQLREPQVEAYRALYEYFKSGKQTAIIQIPVGCGKSGIAAIAPFGIAKGRVLVIAPNLTIKEGLFESLDVTNRQKCFWRRRGVLTDDAMIGGPFATTLDTGNLSVCEKSHFVVSNVQQLSTNPEKWLRQFPNDFFDMLIVDEAHHSPAESWRKVREHFGAARVINMTATPFRGDAQEIEGDQVYRYPFKKATFKGYIKRVTASYAAPSELEFTAHGETKTYTLDEVLVMKDKDWFSRGIALSEPCNQTIVDNSLQRLEQLRETGTAHQLIAVACSVNHARSIVRLYQARGFNADLISSEMDEDKKADVKRRLTSGELDCIVQVQMLGEGFDHPKLSVAAIFRPFRTLAPYIQFVGRILRAVVQNSPGHPDNYGHVVTHAGMNLDERLREFKLFESDDQKFWEDVIGGKEPEPPADVKSGEARMKLSEPAVVNYEIVDSLIEEQFTSAEQEDIIKELRERLELLGLDPEQAEAIVLAKSSTRTTSKAAQPFQVLPQREWEAKKKGLNEQVNRAANLLINRLGINRGGRDLISLGVAATNNFVACVTLINKDLKKRYPKPRKEWATEEFVAAEADLEDVLNALTRRYKGLLSGKAKG